A genomic window from Pseudocitrobacter corydidari includes:
- the ftnA gene encoding non-heme ferritin — protein sequence MLKAEMIEKLNQQMNLELYSSLLYQQMSAWCSFNSFEGAAAFLRRHAQEEMQHMQRLFDYLTDTGSLPCINSVASPVAEYASLDDLFRATYEHEQLITSKINELAHAAMTNQDYPTFNFLQWYVAEQHEEEKLFKSVIDKLTLAGKSGEGLYFIDKELSTLDTQN from the coding sequence ATGTTAAAAGCGGAAATGATCGAGAAATTAAACCAACAAATGAATCTCGAGCTTTATTCCTCCCTGCTTTACCAACAGATGAGCGCCTGGTGCAGCTTCAATAGTTTTGAAGGGGCTGCGGCATTTCTGCGTCGCCACGCACAAGAAGAGATGCAGCATATGCAGCGTCTGTTCGATTACCTGACTGATACCGGCAGCCTGCCCTGCATCAACAGCGTCGCCTCGCCGGTAGCAGAATATGCATCGCTGGACGATCTGTTCCGCGCCACCTACGAGCATGAACAGCTGATCACGTCTAAAATCAATGAACTGGCGCATGCCGCGATGACCAATCAGGATTACCCAACCTTTAACTTCCTGCAATGGTATGTGGCTGAGCAGCACGAAGAAGAGAAACTGTTTAAATCTGTGATTGATAAACTGACCCTCGCCGGTAAAAGCGGTGAAGGCCTCTACTTTATTGATAAAGAGCTTTCTACGCTCGATACGCAGAATTAA
- the tyrP gene encoding tyrosine transporter TyrP, which produces MKNRTLGSILIVAGTTIGAGMLAMPLAAAGVGFGVTLVLLIGLWALMCYTALLLLEVYQHVPADTGLGSLAQRYLGRYGQWVTGFSMLFLMYALTAAYISGAGELLASSLSQWFSVDMPPAIGVLLFTAIGGTVICIGTSLVDLFNRFLFSAKIIFLVVMLALLLPHIHKINLLTLPLQQGLALSAIPVIFTSFGFHGSVPSIVSYMNGDIRKLRRVFMIGSFIPLVAYLFWQLATLGSIESGVFAGLMAQHTGLNGLLEAIRAVVASAHVELAVHLFADLALATSFLGVALGLFDYLADLFQRQNGVRGRLQTGGITFLPPLAFALFYPRGFVMALGYAGVALAVLALIIPSLLTMQSRKHHPQGGYRVAGGTPALWFVFACGIAVIAIQVAIAANLLPAVG; this is translated from the coding sequence GTGAAGAACCGTACCCTGGGGAGTATTTTAATCGTAGCGGGCACCACTATTGGTGCAGGGATGCTGGCGATGCCGCTGGCTGCGGCTGGCGTTGGCTTTGGCGTGACGCTGGTGCTGTTAATTGGGCTCTGGGCGTTGATGTGCTACACCGCCCTCCTGCTGCTGGAAGTGTATCAACACGTGCCTGCCGATACCGGCCTGGGCTCCCTGGCACAACGTTATCTGGGTCGCTATGGTCAGTGGGTAACGGGTTTCAGCATGTTATTTTTAATGTACGCCCTGACTGCCGCCTATATCAGCGGTGCGGGTGAACTGCTGGCCTCCAGCCTCAGTCAGTGGTTCTCGGTTGATATGCCGCCCGCCATTGGCGTACTGCTGTTTACGGCAATCGGCGGCACGGTGATTTGCATTGGCACATCGCTGGTCGACCTTTTCAACCGTTTTCTGTTCAGCGCCAAGATTATTTTTCTGGTGGTGATGCTGGCGCTGCTGCTACCGCACATTCATAAAATCAATTTGCTAACCCTGCCATTGCAACAGGGCCTGGCGCTGTCGGCCATTCCGGTGATTTTTACCTCATTCGGTTTCCACGGCAGTGTACCCAGCATTGTGAGCTACATGAATGGCGATATTCGCAAGCTGCGCCGCGTGTTTATGATTGGCAGCTTCATTCCGCTGGTCGCTTATCTTTTCTGGCAGCTGGCGACGCTTGGCAGCATTGAGTCTGGCGTCTTTGCCGGGTTGATGGCGCAACATACCGGGCTGAACGGTCTGCTGGAAGCCATTCGCGCCGTGGTGGCTTCGGCCCACGTCGAGCTGGCCGTACACCTGTTTGCCGATCTGGCGCTGGCGACCTCTTTCCTCGGCGTTGCTCTGGGGCTATTTGATTACCTGGCGGATCTGTTCCAGCGTCAGAATGGCGTGCGTGGCCGCCTGCAAACGGGTGGCATCACCTTCCTGCCGCCGCTGGCATTCGCCCTTTTCTATCCGCGTGGTTTTGTGATGGCGCTGGGTTACGCGGGCGTTGCGCTGGCGGTGCTGGCATTGATTATCCCGTCACTACTGACGATGCAGAGCCGTAAACATCACCCACAAGGGGGATATCGCGTCGCAGGCGGCACCCCCGCGTTATGGTTCGTGTTTGCCTGTGGAATTGCAGTGATTGCAATACAGGTAGCGATAGCGGCAAACCTTTTGCCTGCCGTGGGCTAA
- the yecR gene encoding YecR family lipoprotein, whose protein sequence is MKTLFPISAIVLVLSACSVHRQATVSEMDATSGIVRLTYGQAMLQNAKTDDYVVNGTATNACQQMGYATAFAYGQPITTCVSSSGPLCINESVTLQYQCRGIAVTPVAPAWN, encoded by the coding sequence ATGAAAACTCTTTTCCCGATTAGCGCTATCGTGCTGGTGCTTTCCGCCTGTAGCGTGCACCGACAGGCTACCGTAAGCGAAATGGATGCGACCAGCGGGATCGTACGGCTGACATATGGCCAGGCGATGTTGCAGAACGCAAAAACCGACGACTACGTTGTTAACGGCACCGCGACCAATGCCTGCCAGCAAATGGGTTATGCCACCGCCTTTGCCTATGGACAGCCCATTACCACCTGCGTCAGCAGCAGCGGGCCATTATGTATTAATGAAAGCGTGACGCTGCAGTATCAGTGCAGGGGGATCGCCGTTACGCCAGTTGCGCCGGCCTGGAATTAA
- a CDS encoding glycoside hydrolase family 19 protein, translating to MSINRNFFFDHILDSLFKGSLRQSQLAGIEAILDKWEKESPKDDDRWLAYMLATAHHETGHTMQPVRETFATTDDEAIRRLEKAWRAGKLTWVKTPYWRPDAEGKSWYGRGFVQLTHKDNYVKLGHAIKADLVSEPDKVMELNTALAIMFVGMRNGLFTSHKLADYFNDATEDWVKARKIINGLESANLVAGYTKAYYAAISYTVG from the coding sequence ATGAGTATCAACAGAAATTTCTTCTTCGACCATATTCTTGACTCTTTATTCAAAGGTTCCCTACGTCAAAGTCAACTTGCAGGCATTGAAGCCATTCTCGATAAATGGGAAAAAGAATCTCCCAAAGACGATGATCGCTGGCTGGCGTATATGTTAGCAACGGCGCATCACGAAACAGGTCACACCATGCAACCCGTGCGTGAGACCTTCGCCACTACAGATGATGAAGCGATCAGACGCCTGGAGAAAGCATGGCGTGCGGGGAAGCTCACGTGGGTAAAAACGCCGTACTGGCGACCAGATGCGGAAGGTAAATCATGGTATGGTCGAGGTTTCGTTCAATTAACACACAAAGATAATTATGTGAAACTTGGCCACGCCATCAAGGCCGATCTGGTTTCCGAACCGGATAAGGTCATGGAACTTAATACGGCGTTGGCCATTATGTTTGTCGGGATGCGAAATGGGCTTTTCACATCCCATAAGCTTGCAGATTACTTTAATGATGCTACCGAGGATTGGGTGAAGGCCCGTAAGATCATTAACGGCTTAGAAAGCGCCAACCTGGTCGCTGGCTATACAAAAGCCTATTATGCCGCAATCAGCTATACGGTTGGTTGA
- the pgsA gene encoding CDP-diacylglycerol--glycerol-3-phosphate 3-phosphatidyltransferase, translating to MQYNIPTLLTLFRVILIPFFVLAFYLPFVWAPFACALIFCIAAVTDWFDGYLARRWNQSTRFGAFLDPVADKVMVAIAMVLVVEHYHTWWVTLPAAIMIGREIIISALREWMAELGKRSSVAVSWIGKVKTTAQMAALAWLLWRPNEWVEWAGIVLFLFAAVLTLWSMLQYLNAARADLLEQ from the coding sequence ATGCAATATAATATTCCTACGTTGCTTACCCTGTTCCGCGTCATCCTTATCCCGTTCTTTGTGTTGGCGTTTTATCTGCCGTTTGTCTGGGCACCGTTCGCCTGCGCGCTTATCTTCTGTATTGCCGCCGTGACCGACTGGTTTGATGGCTACCTGGCGCGTCGCTGGAACCAGAGCACGCGTTTTGGCGCATTCCTTGACCCGGTTGCCGATAAAGTGATGGTGGCCATCGCCATGGTGCTGGTGGTTGAACACTACCACACATGGTGGGTGACGCTGCCGGCTGCCATTATGATTGGCCGCGAAATTATCATTTCTGCCCTGCGTGAGTGGATGGCCGAGCTGGGTAAACGCAGCAGCGTGGCGGTCTCCTGGATTGGCAAAGTGAAAACCACCGCGCAAATGGCGGCTCTGGCGTGGCTGCTGTGGCGTCCAAATGAGTGGGTTGAGTGGGCCGGGATCGTGCTGTTCCTGTTTGCGGCGGTGCTGACGCTGTGGTCAATGCTGCAATATTTGAACGCTGCGCGTGCAGATTTGCTTGAACAGTGA
- a CDS encoding RpiB/LacA/LacB family sugar-phosphate isomerase, protein MKIALMMENSQASKNAIIHNELKAVADEKGFPVFNVGMSDENDHHLTYIHLGIMASILLNSKAVDFVVTGCGTGQGALMSLNIHPGVVCGYCIDPADAFLFAQINNGNALSLPFAKGFGWGAELNVRFIFEKAFTGRNGEGYPPERKEPQVRNAGILNQVKAAVVKENYLDTLRAIDPELVKTAVSGQRFQQCFFENCQNKEIEAFVRQILG, encoded by the coding sequence ATGAAAATTGCACTGATGATGGAAAACAGCCAGGCCAGCAAAAACGCCATCATTCATAATGAGTTAAAAGCGGTTGCCGATGAAAAAGGCTTCCCGGTTTTCAACGTGGGTATGAGCGATGAGAACGACCATCATCTGACCTACATTCATCTGGGTATCATGGCCAGCATCCTGCTGAATTCCAAAGCGGTTGACTTCGTGGTGACTGGTTGCGGCACCGGCCAGGGCGCGCTGATGTCTCTGAACATTCATCCGGGCGTGGTGTGCGGTTACTGCATCGACCCGGCTGATGCCTTCCTGTTCGCGCAGATCAACAACGGTAACGCACTTTCTCTGCCATTCGCCAAAGGCTTCGGTTGGGGCGCGGAACTGAACGTGCGCTTTATCTTTGAAAAAGCGTTCACCGGTCGTAACGGTGAAGGCTATCCGCCAGAGCGTAAAGAACCGCAGGTGCGTAACGCGGGTATTCTGAACCAGGTGAAAGCAGCGGTAGTGAAAGAAAACTATCTGGATACGCTGCGCGCCATTGATCCGGAACTGGTGAAAACCGCCGTTTCTGGCCAACGTTTCCAGCAGTGCTTCTTCGAAAATTGCCAGAATAAAGAGATCGAAGCGTTCGTGCGCCAGATCCTCGGCTAA
- a CDS encoding YecH family metal-binding protein, producing the protein MESIHGHEVLNMMIASGESYSTESLVAAIESRFGESARFHTCSAENMSAAELVAFLAKKGKFIPADAGFTTAESKICRH; encoded by the coding sequence ATGGAATCTATTCACGGTCATGAAGTACTGAATATGATGATCGCATCGGGTGAGTCTTATTCAACAGAAAGTCTGGTGGCGGCGATTGAAAGTCGTTTTGGCGAGAGCGCGCGTTTTCATACCTGTTCGGCAGAGAATATGTCTGCGGCTGAGCTGGTGGCTTTTCTGGCGAAAAAAGGCAAGTTTATTCCGGCGGACGCGGGCTTCACAACGGCGGAAAGTAAAATCTGTCGACATTAA
- a CDS encoding YecA family protein — MKTGPLTESELEWLDETIDKYSTDKSILDVSELDGMLTAILSSPQDIEPADWLLAVWGGADSVPRWSADRERDHFINLTLQHMGDIAERLNDYPDQFEPLFGTREEEGQELTVVEEWCYGYMRGVGLSDWSGLPPALQEELDAIALHGDDQKATALDNFTADEYLASIDKIRPAALMLHGYWMAHPKVAPVQQPVRNEGKVGRNDPCPCGSGKKYKQCCANK, encoded by the coding sequence ATGAAAACAGGACCCTTAACCGAAAGCGAGCTGGAATGGCTGGATGAGACCATCGACAAATATTCGACGGATAAATCCATTCTCGACGTTTCCGAGCTGGACGGTATGCTGACGGCAATTCTTTCCTCGCCGCAGGACATTGAACCTGCTGACTGGCTGCTGGCCGTATGGGGCGGGGCGGATAGCGTGCCGCGCTGGTCGGCGGATCGCGAACGTGATCATTTCATCAACCTCACGCTGCAACATATGGGCGATATCGCCGAGCGTCTGAATGACTATCCTGACCAGTTTGAACCGCTGTTCGGCACGCGTGAGGAAGAGGGCCAGGAGCTGACCGTTGTCGAAGAGTGGTGCTATGGCTATATGCGCGGTGTGGGCTTAAGCGACTGGTCAGGTTTGCCGCCAGCGTTGCAGGAAGAGCTGGACGCCATCGCGCTGCACGGCGATGACCAGAAAGCCACGGCACTTGATAACTTCACGGCAGATGAATATCTGGCAAGCATCGATAAGATTCGCCCGGCGGCGCTGATGCTGCATGGTTACTGGATGGCGCATCCGAAGGTTGCACCGGTGCAGCAGCCGGTCAGAAACGAAGGGAAAGTGGGGCGCAATGACCCATGCCCGTGCGGCAGCGGCAAGAAATACAAACAGTGCTGCGCCAATAAATGA